From Acidobacteriota bacterium, a single genomic window includes:
- a CDS encoding cupin domain-containing protein → MSISNEQTGSFLKLENRHTGEILRLRRTHDAEGQTVLDIDGSLPPNSIGPPPHIHFHLREVGIVKSGSLGVRVGNKTMVIPAGGTAAFQPGVIHSWWNAGDVILEFGGRAIPAGDLDRYLQGVFAILNAGPLGKPSIFYLAHLLWRHRHTQAIVTPPRIVQRILFPAVILVGLVLGKYRGTEWPGSPASCTGAPLLETANV, encoded by the coding sequence ATGAGTATCTCGAATGAGCAGACGGGCAGTTTCCTAAAACTGGAAAACCGCCATACGGGGGAGATCTTGCGGCTGCGTCGCACTCACGATGCCGAGGGGCAAACAGTTCTGGACATCGACGGATCGTTGCCGCCAAACTCGATCGGGCCGCCGCCTCACATCCATTTCCATCTGCGTGAGGTAGGCATTGTAAAGTCGGGGTCGCTGGGAGTCCGGGTCGGAAATAAAACCATGGTCATTCCGGCTGGAGGGACCGCGGCCTTTCAGCCCGGAGTCATTCATTCCTGGTGGAATGCCGGAGACGTTATCCTTGAATTCGGCGGCCGGGCGATTCCAGCGGGGGACCTGGATCGCTACCTGCAAGGGGTTTTTGCAATCCTCAATGCCGGTCCCTTGGGAAAGCCCTCAATATTCTATCTAGCCCACTTGTTGTGGCGGCACCGGCACACCCAGGCAATTGTGACGCCGCCTCGCATCGTTCAGCGAATCCTTTTCCCTGCGGTCATTTTGGTCGGACTTGTTCTCGGAAAGTACCGCGGAACAGAATGGCCCGGTTCGCCTGCCTCTTGCACAGGCGCCCCGTTGCTGGAAACCGCGAACGTGTAA
- a CDS encoding NAD(P)-dependent oxidoreductase yields the protein MRVVVIGGTGHTGTYLVPRLVEAGHQVAVISRQKRRRYQADESTGQAAWEHVEWVEMDRAKLEATGEFGMNVAAMNPDVVIDMICYHPESAKQLVDALCGRVQLLIHCGTIWASGASLCAPSTEDEPRRPICDYGRRKAAIEEYLLDKARRSGFPVTILRPGHMVGRGWSPVNPAANFNPQVYSKLAKGQELSLPNLGLETLHHVHADDVAQAFMQALSNWNGAKGEVFNVTSASALTLRGYAEAIAGWFGKPAKLAFLPWDEWKKTVSEEDAASTWDHISHSSCCSIEKARRMLGYQPRYTSLEAIKESLTWLIQNGAIEV from the coding sequence ATGCGCGTGGTCGTGATTGGCGGGACAGGGCATACGGGCACGTACCTGGTTCCGCGGCTTGTCGAGGCTGGCCACCAGGTAGCTGTGATCAGCCGCCAAAAGCGCCGGCGCTACCAGGCAGATGAATCTACCGGCCAGGCGGCCTGGGAACACGTCGAATGGGTTGAGATGGATCGGGCCAAGCTGGAGGCCACAGGCGAGTTTGGCATGAACGTTGCGGCAATGAACCCCGACGTCGTGATTGATATGATCTGTTATCACCCGGAAAGTGCGAAGCAACTGGTTGATGCATTGTGCGGGCGCGTTCAATTACTGATCCATTGCGGAACCATCTGGGCCAGCGGGGCCAGCCTTTGCGCGCCGAGCACAGAAGATGAGCCGCGTCGCCCGATCTGCGACTACGGACGGCGAAAGGCCGCAATCGAGGAATACTTGCTGGATAAGGCGCGGCGGTCGGGATTTCCTGTCACCATCCTGCGGCCTGGGCACATGGTGGGGCGCGGTTGGTCGCCCGTCAATCCGGCAGCCAATTTCAACCCGCAGGTTTATTCGAAGCTCGCGAAGGGGCAAGAACTGAGCCTTCCGAACCTGGGACTCGAAACGCTGCATCACGTCCACGCCGACGACGTGGCACAGGCGTTCATGCAGGCCCTGTCAAACTGGAATGGCGCCAAAGGCGAAGTTTTCAATGTGACCTCTGCCTCGGCGCTTACGCTGCGCGGCTATGCGGAGGCCATCGCCGGGTGGTTTGGCAAGCCGGCGAAGCTCGCATTCCTGCCGTGGGATGAATGGAAGAAGACCGTTTCAGAAGAAGACGCTGCATCCACCTGGGACCATATAAGCCATTCCTCCTGTTGCAGCATTGAAAAGGCGCGGCGAATGCTCGGGTACCAGCCGCGTTACACTTCACTTGAGGCCATCAAAGAATCTCTCACCTGGTTGATTCAAAATGGAGCAATTGAGGTATGA
- a CDS encoding YbdD/YjiX family protein: protein MVQISIVLSALWNYIREVSGENDYDRYCARVTADGGNPLGRRDFYEQRQREKYSRLSRCC from the coding sequence ATGGTCCAAATATCAATTGTGCTGAGCGCGTTGTGGAACTACATTCGCGAAGTCAGCGGGGAGAACGATTATGACCGCTACTGCGCGCGGGTGACTGCCGATGGCGGCAATCCTCTGGGCCGGAGGGATTTCTACGAACAACGGCAACGGGAGAAGTATTCGCGTCTGAGCCGCTGCTGCTGA
- a CDS encoding beta-galactosidase, producing the protein MDEALRDPAGLSSQVRAEEQSVDTGNSRGRLGRREFLEAAATAAGLEAIGPLLLRARQHGASPSAETATHTFTWRDEVFLLDGEPFQVRSGEMHYARIPREYWRDRLKKLKSMGLNTVSTYMFWNFHEASPGKFNFSGRHDAAAFVRTAQEEGLWVILRPGPYSCAEWDFGGFPGWLLATPGIRVRSADPRFLGAARRYMLHVGSELAPLQVSRGGPILMTQVENEYGSFGNDHLYMRAIRRMLLDAGFNVPLFTADGPTPRMLTGGTLPDVLAFINFGSGPAKQFEAFARFRRNVPRMCAEFYPGWFDHWGEVHHHGNNQSLMDGVEWMLSNGVSFNLYMFHGGTSFGYMNGANFAKAYQPDVTSYDYDAPLDEAGRPRAKYFDLKKLIEQHSPGAQTPPLPAALPLIEIPRFELTESARLDSLLDNPVHSIQPKPMESVGQSYGFILYRWTPERPTKGRLNIIRMNDYALIYQGDNKLAELDRRFNQNAADIDLAPAQPLDILMENMGRINYGPRMLDDRKGITERVLLNGKELGGWQIFRLPLDNLTELQFSPKPKRGPRFYRGNFQLSSVGDTFLDMRGWGKGHVWLNGHHLGRFWKIGPQQTLFCPAPWLKADGNEMIVLELETTGQTSVQGLRDPVYETVEID; encoded by the coding sequence ATGGATGAAGCACTGCGTGACCCCGCAGGCCTTTCTTCACAGGTAAGAGCAGAGGAGCAGAGCGTGGACACCGGAAACTCGAGAGGAAGGCTGGGCAGGAGAGAATTTCTGGAGGCGGCGGCGACGGCGGCCGGGCTGGAAGCAATTGGTCCGCTCCTGCTGCGCGCCCGGCAGCATGGAGCATCACCTTCCGCCGAAACTGCCACGCACACCTTCACCTGGCGCGATGAAGTTTTTCTGTTGGACGGCGAGCCATTCCAGGTCCGTTCCGGCGAGATGCATTACGCGCGGATACCGCGCGAGTACTGGCGCGACCGGCTAAAAAAGCTGAAATCCATGGGGCTGAACACGGTTTCCACTTACATGTTCTGGAACTTCCATGAGGCCAGTCCGGGCAAGTTCAACTTTTCGGGGCGGCACGATGCGGCGGCATTCGTTCGCACAGCACAGGAAGAAGGCTTGTGGGTCATTCTCCGCCCCGGGCCTTACAGTTGCGCTGAATGGGACTTCGGTGGTTTTCCTGGATGGCTGCTGGCAACGCCGGGCATCAGGGTCCGCAGCGCCGACCCCCGCTTTCTCGGCGCCGCGCGCCGCTACATGCTCCACGTCGGCTCGGAGCTTGCTCCGCTCCAGGTGAGCCGTGGCGGTCCCATCCTCATGACCCAGGTCGAAAACGAATACGGTTCGTTCGGTAACGACCACCTCTACATGCGCGCCATCCGGCGGATGCTCCTTGACGCCGGGTTTAACGTACCGCTGTTCACCGCCGACGGTCCCACGCCGCGCATGCTCACCGGAGGGACCCTCCCAGACGTTCTTGCCTTCATCAATTTCGGTTCCGGTCCCGCCAAACAATTCGAGGCATTTGCCCGCTTTCGGCGTAACGTGCCGCGCATGTGCGCCGAGTTCTACCCAGGATGGTTTGACCACTGGGGTGAGGTCCATCACCACGGCAACAATCAGAGCCTGATGGACGGCGTGGAATGGATGCTCTCAAACGGCGTTTCATTCAACCTGTATATGTTTCATGGCGGCACCTCGTTCGGTTACATGAACGGAGCAAATTTCGCCAAAGCTTACCAGCCCGATGTCACGAGCTATGACTATGACGCGCCGCTCGATGAGGCAGGCCGGCCCCGCGCAAAGTATTTTGACCTGAAAAAACTGATCGAACAGCATTCACCCGGTGCGCAAACTCCCCCCCTGCCTGCTGCGCTGCCTCTGATTGAAATTCCCAGGTTCGAGCTCACGGAATCCGCTCGGCTCGACAGCCTCCTCGACAATCCTGTCCACTCGATCCAGCCAAAGCCTATGGAGTCTGTGGGACAATCTTACGGGTTCATCCTTTACCGCTGGACTCCCGAACGTCCTACCAAGGGCCGCCTGAACATCATCAGGATGAACGATTACGCCCTGATCTATCAGGGCGACAACAAGCTGGCGGAACTTGACCGCCGATTCAACCAGAACGCTGCGGACATCGACCTGGCTCCGGCGCAGCCCCTGGATATCCTGATGGAAAATATGGGCCGGATCAACTACGGCCCGCGGATGCTGGATGACCGCAAAGGAATCACCGAAAGAGTACTGCTGAACGGTAAAGAATTAGGAGGATGGCAGATATTCCGCCTTCCGCTCGACAATCTTACCGAGCTGCAATTCTCACCAAAGCCCAAACGCGGCCCGCGCTTTTACCGTGGCAACTTCCAATTGTCATCTGTGGGAGACACGTTCCTTGACATGCGCGGGTGGGGCAAGGGACACGTCTGGTTGAATGGCCATCACCTGGGCCGCTTCTGGAAGATCGGGCCACAACAGACGCTCTTCTGCCCCGCGCCTTGGTTGAAGGCAGACGGGAATGAGATGATTGTGCTCGAACTTGAAACAACCGGCCAAACCTCCGTCCAGGGGCTTAGAGACCCCGTCTACGAAACCGTGGAAATCGATTGA
- a CDS encoding carbon starvation protein A — protein sequence MSIIEKLFWLLVAGLGALAVGIIATSRGEQLNAVWLVAAAACLFALGYRFYSRFIAYRVLELDEKRATPAERKDDGRDFTPTNKWVVFGHHFAAIAGPGPLVGPILAAQFGYLPGTLWILIGGVLGGAVQDFVTLFCSIRRDGKSLGQMAKEEIGSTAGWTALFGVLLIMIILIAVIALVVVNALKGSPWGLFTIAATIPIAFLMAIHLRYLRPGRILEGSLIGVALVIAAVVGGRYVAESTTLSHWFNYNGPALAWMIILYGLAASILPVWLLLAPRDYLSTFVKLGTILALALGILAARPVMHLPAISRFADGTGPIFAGKIFPFCFITIACGAISGFHSLISSGTTPKLITKETHARMIGYGSMLMESFVGIMAIIAAGVLQPGVYFAVNSPAGVVGETAGKAVATISGWGFPVTQTAMADLASKVGEITLFNRTGGAPSLAVGMAHIFSNVLGGTEVMAFWYHFAIMFEALFILTVLDAGTRVGRFMLQDLLGHIWKPLGRTGWYPGVALTSVIVVGAWGYFLYQGVVDPLGGINSLWPLFGISNQLLATIALCVCTTILIKMKKTRYAWVTLAPLAWLVAVTMTASYEKIWSPDPRLGFLSHAQMLSSQIAGGAVPAAQIVSTQRLIFNNRLDAVITLVFAGLVVLILAESGRHWWSYVVEGREPALKEAPAELSQLEA from the coding sequence ATGAGCATCATCGAGAAGCTTTTCTGGCTATTGGTAGCAGGGCTGGGGGCGCTGGCCGTTGGAATCATTGCCACATCGCGGGGTGAGCAGCTCAATGCCGTGTGGCTGGTGGCCGCGGCGGCATGTCTTTTCGCGCTGGGATACCGTTTCTACAGTCGCTTCATAGCCTACCGGGTCCTTGAACTGGATGAAAAGCGGGCCACCCCCGCAGAGCGCAAAGACGACGGCCGCGACTTTACGCCCACGAACAAATGGGTGGTATTTGGACACCACTTTGCCGCCATTGCCGGACCGGGGCCTCTGGTGGGACCGATCCTCGCCGCGCAATTCGGGTATCTGCCAGGTACGCTCTGGATCCTGATTGGCGGCGTTCTGGGCGGCGCGGTACAGGATTTTGTGACACTGTTCTGCTCCATTCGGCGCGACGGCAAGTCGCTGGGCCAGATGGCCAAAGAAGAAATCGGCTCGACAGCCGGGTGGACAGCGCTTTTTGGCGTTCTGCTCATCATGATCATCCTCATTGCAGTTATCGCCCTGGTTGTTGTGAACGCGTTAAAGGGCAGTCCGTGGGGACTTTTTACCATTGCGGCTACTATCCCGATCGCTTTCCTGATGGCCATCCATTTACGTTATCTACGACCCGGCCGGATCCTAGAGGGTTCTCTCATTGGAGTTGCTTTGGTGATAGCTGCTGTGGTGGGGGGCCGCTACGTAGCCGAATCGACCACACTTTCTCACTGGTTCAACTACAACGGTCCTGCGCTGGCCTGGATGATCATTCTTTACGGGCTTGCGGCTTCCATTCTTCCAGTGTGGCTGCTGCTCGCGCCGCGTGATTACCTTTCAACGTTTGTCAAGCTTGGAACGATTCTGGCGCTGGCGCTTGGCATCCTGGCAGCGCGCCCCGTGATGCACCTGCCTGCCATCAGCCGCTTCGCCGACGGCACGGGGCCGATTTTTGCAGGAAAGATTTTTCCTTTTTGCTTCATCACTATCGCCTGCGGAGCTATCTCCGGATTCCACTCACTGATTTCCAGCGGTACTACGCCCAAGCTGATCACCAAAGAAACGCACGCTCGAATGATCGGGTACGGGAGCATGCTGATGGAATCGTTTGTAGGCATCATGGCGATTATCGCGGCGGGCGTGCTGCAGCCGGGCGTGTATTTTGCCGTCAACAGTCCGGCCGGAGTTGTGGGTGAGACAGCAGGTAAAGCCGTGGCCACAATTTCCGGGTGGGGGTTTCCAGTAACCCAGACCGCTATGGCGGACCTTGCTTCGAAGGTGGGTGAGATTACTCTTTTTAACCGTACGGGAGGAGCGCCGTCGCTGGCGGTGGGCATGGCCCACATTTTCTCCAACGTGCTGGGTGGGACAGAAGTGATGGCGTTCTGGTACCACTTCGCCATCATGTTTGAGGCGCTATTTATACTGACGGTGCTTGACGCAGGCACGCGCGTGGGCCGATTCATGCTACAGGACCTTCTCGGGCATATTTGGAAACCCCTGGGCCGTACGGGGTGGTATCCGGGCGTGGCGCTGACCAGCGTGATTGTAGTTGGGGCGTGGGGTTACTTCTTGTATCAGGGCGTGGTAGACCCGCTCGGCGGCATCAACAGTTTATGGCCGCTCTTTGGCATCTCAAACCAATTGCTGGCCACGATCGCCTTGTGCGTGTGCACAACGATCCTGATCAAGATGAAAAAGACACGTTATGCCTGGGTGACGCTGGCGCCGCTGGCTTGGCTGGTGGCCGTGACCATGACGGCGAGCTATGAGAAAATCTGGAGCCCGGACCCTCGTCTCGGATTCCTCTCGCACGCGCAAATGTTGTCGAGCCAGATTGCAGGCGGAGCGGTCCCCGCTGCGCAGATCGTTTCTACGCAGAGGCTGATTTTCAACAATCGCCTGGATGCTGTGATTACTCTCGTGTTTGCAGGGCTTGTGGTTCTGATACTCGCCGAATCCGGACGGCACTGGTGGAGTTATGTGGTGGAGGGCAGGGAACCAGCCCTCAAGGAAGCGCCCGCAGAGCTGTCGCAATTAGAGGCATGA